Genomic segment of Aquarana catesbeiana isolate 2022-GZ linkage group LG09, ASM4218655v1, whole genome shotgun sequence:
CCCACTCCGGGCCTGGGTATAGTTGTAGGGCAACCAAATTTACAACATGGTTGATtggtgtctgtgaaggttctcgttTATACAGGTCATgttatagctagtagtagttagccaATTTCAACTGGACTTATTCTGTAAAGTTAAAGATATTTTCCTGATACTAATTAGAACTAAGCAGTAGCTTGGATAAGCTTTAAAATAGCTTCAATATTATGAAACAAGCCTTATGGAATATGACTAACTGCTACTAGTTGATTGGCATTGGTATCGATTATTTTATTCAATGTGAGCGGACATCTGCAATTAAAGGTTTATTGCCCAAATGATGCATTATTTAGCTTGTAAAGTAATATGACATTATGAAACCAGCCTTAGTTTCCTGCATACAGTTTATTGTGAATTTGTATGATTGAGTCTGAACTTCTATTTGATTAACAGGATGAAAACTGAGAATTGACATCAAAGATGAACCAAACCACAGTGACTGAATTTATCATCCTTGGCTTCTCAGCTTTTACTGATATTTACCTACCATTCTTCTTGCTCTTCCTCTTCATTTACCTTGCCACTCTGATGGGCAATACAGCCGTTGTTTACATACTACGCTCTGACCCAAGTCTTCATTCTCCTATGTATTTCTTTCTTTGTAACCTCTCCATCCTCGAGATGGTCTACTCATCTGTCACCATGCCAAAAATTCTCACCAACCTATTATCCAAGGACAAAACAATACCTTTTTTGGGCTGTGCAGTTCAGATGTTCTTTTTTTTAGCAATGGGGACCACAGAATGTCTTCTTCTGGCCGTTATGGCACTGGACCGCTTTACAGCCATCTGCCAACCTCTTTATTATAACTTGATTATGAGTGTTCAAAGGTGCTCCCACCTCGCAGCTTTTTCATGGTCATCTGGGTTTTTTCTGTCCTTGGGTCAGACAGCTTTTATCTTCAGCCTGCCGTTTTGTGGTCCAAATGTCATTGATCACTTCTTTTGTGACATACCACCAGTCCTGAAGTTGGCATGCACTGAAACATACCTAAATGAGGTTGCAATTTTCAGCGTATGTGTAGTCATCCTTCTGACCCCATTTTTGCTCATTCTTGGATCTTACACCCAAATTATTTCAACATTACTGAGAATGAAATCAGTAGGTAGCCACAGAAAAGCCTATTCTACCTGTGTGTCCCACCTAACTTCAGTGACACTCTTCTATGGTACTGCTTCCTTCATGTACCTTCGACCTCGGTCGTTGTACTCTTTAAATACTGATCGCTTCCTCGCCCTCTTCTACAGTGTTGTGACACCCATGTTAAACCCACTGATCTACAGTTTAAGGAACGAAGAGGTGAAAGCATCACTGTTAAAGATCAGTAAACAAATTCACTATTTTTATGATAAAAAGTGAAAATGTATCTATAGAGGAAACGGAGTATAGCCTAAACCTAATATTTGCAGTATTTTGTTTCCTACCTGGCATAAACCTGTGCTTTTTGAGGG
This window contains:
- the LOC141109001 gene encoding olfactory receptor 10C1-like, which gives rise to MNQTTVTEFIILGFSAFTDIYLPFFLLFLFIYLATLMGNTAVVYILRSDPSLHSPMYFFLCNLSILEMVYSSVTMPKILTNLLSKDKTIPFLGCAVQMFFFLAMGTTECLLLAVMALDRFTAICQPLYYNLIMSVQRCSHLAAFSWSSGFFLSLGQTAFIFSLPFCGPNVIDHFFCDIPPVLKLACTETYLNEVAIFSVCVVILLTPFLLILGSYTQIISTLLRMKSVGSHRKAYSTCVSHLTSVTLFYGTASFMYLRPRSLYSLNTDRFLALFYSVVTPMLNPLIYSLRNEEVKASLLKISKQIHYFYDKK